The Callithrix jacchus isolate 240 chromosome X, calJac240_pri, whole genome shotgun sequence genome contains a region encoding:
- the LOC118150642 gene encoding histone H2A-Bbd type 2/3-like, with the protein MSERRSRRGSSAAGRRGHTRSRTARAELIFSVSQMERGLWEGHYAQRLSDNAPIYLAAVIQYLTAKILELAAEEADNNGGERIITPRLLDLVIRNDGLLSTLFRNILISQVAPGPN; encoded by the coding sequence ATGTCGGAGAGGAGAAGCCGCAGAGGGTCCTCTGCTGCTGGCCGCCGGGGGCATACCCGCTCTCGCACTGCCCGAGCGGAACTGATATTTTCCGTTAGCCAGATGGAGCGAGGTCTGTGGGAAGGCCACTACGCCCAGCGCCTGAGTGACAACGCGCCAATCTACCTTGCTGCTGTCATCCAATATCTGACGGCCAAGATCCTGGAGCTGGCTGCCGAGGAGGCTGACAACAATGGAGGAGAGAGGATCATCACTCCGCGGCTGCTGGACCTGGTGATTCGTAATGATGGGCTGCTGAGCACCCTCTTCCGAAACATACTCATCTCTCAAGTGGCTCCTGGCCCAAACTAG